The sequence TGTCGTCGCCATTGACGGCGTGGACACCCGCCGCATCACCCGCCTCCTGCGCACGAAGGGCGCCATGAAGGCCGTCATCAGCACCACCGACCTGAACCCCGGCTCCCTCGTGGCCAAGGCCCGCGCGGGCGCCGACATGGCGGGCAGCGACTTCGTGAAGGAGGTCACCCTCCGCGAGCCGTCCGCCTGGCCCGCCCCGGCCGCGCCGAAGTACCGCGTGGTCGCCATGGACTACGGCATCAAGCGCAACATCCTGCGGCTCCTGGCCGACGCGGGCTGCGAGGTCACCCTGCTCCCCGCCACCGCCGGACCCGACGAGGTCATGGCCCTCAACCCCGACGGCGTCTTCCTCTCCAACGGCCCCGGCGACCCCGCCGCCCTGCCCTATGTCTACCCGACCGTCCAGGCGCTCATGGAAAAGCGCGTGCCCATCTTCGGCATCTGCCTGGGCCACCAGATCCTCGGCCACGCCTTCGGCGGCACCACCTACAAGCTGAAATTCGGCCACCGCGGCGGCAACCAGCCCGTCCTCAACACCGTCACCGGCAAGGTGGAGATCACCGCCCAGAACCACGGTTTCGCCGTGGACCCCTCCTCCCTCAACCCGGAGGACGTCGAGTTCACCCACCTGCACCTGAACGACAAGACCTGCTCGGGCATGGCCCACAGGAAGCTGCCGATCTTCAGCGTCCAGTACCACCCCGAGGCCTCCCCGGGCCCCCACGACAGCCGCTACCTCTTTGAGAAGTTCACCCGGCTCATGGACGACTACCAGGCCGCCAGGGCCGCCCAGTGACGGAAGGCCGGACATCCGCCCTGCTCATCTTCGATGTGGACGGCACCCTCCTCCAGACGGAGCGCGTGACCGTGCCCGCCGTCCAGCGCACCCTCCGCGCCCGCGGCCTCGCCGAACCCGACGCCGATGTCATCTGCTCCTTTTTCGGCAAGTCCGTCGCGGCCTATGAGGCCTGGCTCGCCTCCCTGTGCCCCCCCGGACAGATGGAGGAGATCGTCGCCGAAACCAACGCCCTCGAGCTGCGCCTCATCGGCGAGGAGGGCCGCCTCTACGACGGCGTCCCCGAAACCCTCCAGCGCCTGCGCGACGCCGGACACCGCCTCGCCGTCTGCTCCAACGGCCCCCGGGACTACGTGGACACCTTCCTCGACGCCCACGGTCTGCGCCCCCTCTTCCACGGCGTCCGCGCGCGCGGCGCAAGGCCCGAGGGAAAAACCATCATGGTCGGCGAACTCCTCGCCGAACTCGGCGGCGGCCCCGGTGCCGTCATCGGCGACCGCGCCGACGACCTCCGCGCCGCCCACGAAAACCGCCTCACCGCCATTGCCGCCGCCTACGGTTTCGGCAACCCCGCCGAACACCAGGAAGCCGACCTCCGCCTTGAACGCTTCCCCGACCTCCCCGGTCTGCTGGCCGGCCGCTTCTAGTCCCCCCCCGGCCGCGGCGCCCGCCTTTTCCGTCCTCTTCCCCCGCGTGACTCGGGCGCGGCGGGGGGAGTATCATGGCCCCGCCGCCGCGGATGGGCGCGGCGGGGAAGTGCGAAGGAGTGCGTCATGCTGGTGAGTTTCCTGGGCAGCGCGGGCGGGGAGGTGACGGGTTCGGCCAGTCTGGTGGAGAGCGCGCGCGGGCGCGTGCTGGTGGACTGCGGGATGTTTCAGGGGGGGAAGAAGGCGGACGCGCGGAACCGCGCGCCCTTTGCCTCGCGGCAGAAGCTGGACGCGGTGCTGGTCACACACGCGCATCTGGACCATTCGGGCCGCCTGCCCATGCTGGTGAAGGCGGGGGAGAAGTGCCTGTTTTACGGCACGCCGGCGACGAACGACCTGGTGGCGCTGATCCTGCGGGACGCGGCGCGGCTGATGGCGCAGGACGCGGAGCGCCAGAACCGGAAGCGGCAGCGGTCGGGCCAGCGGGCCGTGGAGCCGCCGTACACGGTGGACGACGCGGAGGAGGCCATCGCGCGGCTGACGCCGGTGCCCTACAACGAGCCGGTGGAGGTGGCCTCCGGCATCCGCGCCTGCTTCACCGAGGCGGGGCACCTGCTGGGCTCGTCGAGCATCCAGGTGTCCGTGGACGAGGAGGGGCGGACAAAGCGGGTGGTGTTTTCGGGCGACCTCGGCCCGAAGGGCGCGCCCATTCTCAAGGATTATGAGCCGTTCCACGAGGCCGACGCCGTGGTCATCGAGTCCACCTACGGCGACCGCGAGCACCGGCCCTTCGGCGAGACGGTGGCGGAGTTCGAGACCATCGTCCACGACACGGTGGCGCAGGGCGGCAAGATGCTCATGCCCACCTTCTCCGTCGGCCGTGCGCAGGTCATGACCATGATCCTCGCGGAGATGTTCCGCGAGGGCAAGGTGAAGCCCTTCCCCGTGTTCCTCGACAGCCCCATGGCCATTGAGGCGTCGCGCATCACCATGCGCCACCCGGAGCTGTTCGACGACGAGATGTCCGGATTCCTGCGCGAGGGGAACCTCGAGACCGACCTGAAGACCTACAAGGCCACGCAGACCGTGCAGGAGTCCATGGAGATCAACCAGGTGAAGGGCCCCTGCCTCGTCATGGCCGGCGCGGGCATGTGCACCGGCGGCCGCATCCTCCACCACCTGAAGCACAACCTCTGGCGCAACGGCACGCACGTGCTCTTCGTGGGCTACCAGGCCGCCGGGTCGCTGGGCCGCATGCTGGTGCAGGGCGCCAAGAGCGTCAACATCCACGGCGAAAAGATCGCCGTCCGCGCGCAAATCCACACCCTCGGCGGGTTCAGCGCCCACGCCGGCCAGAAGGACCTGCTCGCCTGGCTCGACGTCATGGCCCCGTGCCGCCCCAAGATCATCATCAACCACGGCGAGGACGAGGCCCGCAAGGCCCTCCGCGCCCGCATCCAGGAGCGCCACGGCCTCACCCCCGAACTGCCCGACGAGGGCACGGCGATCCACCTGTAACGGCGGGCGTCCATATCGTCCATGCTGTCCATATCGTCCATGTCGTCCATATCGTCCATGTCGGCTATGGTCCTTGGTCTATGGACGATATGGACAAAATGGACCGTATGGACGAGGGCGGAACTGGGCAGGGTTGACGCGGGGGGCGGAATTCCTGAATAATAAGCGGGATACTAAGGATTCCGGAAAGGGCGCCCATGAACATTTCCGCGCGTTGTGAGTATGCCTGCCGGGCGATGGCCGAACTGGCCCTGCACCACGGGGACGGGGCGGTGATCACGGTGCAGGAGCTGGCGAACCGGCGGCATATTCCGGAGAAGTACCTGGTGCACATCCTGCTCCAGCTCAAGCGGGCGGGCCTGGTGGCCAGTGTTCGGGGGGCGCAGGGCGGCTACGGCCTTTCGGAGAGTCCGGACCGGATCACGCTGCTGCAGATCGTGGCGGCCATTGACGGCCCGGTGCTGGCGCCGCTGCCGGTGGACGACGGCCGGTGCGAGGAGGTGAAGGCGGTGTGGGCTCGCATCGCGGGGGGGGTCCAGGGGTTGCTGGAAAAGATCAGCCTCCGGCAGATGGCGGAATTCTCCGGCCGGGAGCCGATGTACTACATATAGAAGGAGTTTTTTCATGCCCGCGATTCTGCACGATGATGAGCCGAAGGGGAACGCCCTGCGCGTTTTGGCGGACCGCTACATCCCCCGGGGCCTGAGCACCCGCACGCCGACCCAGGCCGCAGTGGTCCGCGCGAAGGGCTGCCGCCTGTGGACGGCGGACGGCCGGAAGCTCATAGACTTCACCTCGGGCGTGCTGGTGTCCAACCTGGGCTACGCACACCCGCTGTTTGAGAAGCGGCTGAAGGCGTACCGGCGGGGTGTGCCGCGCAACGCGTACAACATGGTGACGGAGCCGATGGTGGAGGCGTCGCGGCGGCTGGTGGTGTCCATGGCGCGGCGCAACCCGAACGCGCAGCAGGTGCTGTGGGCGGCGAGCGGGTCCGAGGGCGTGCAGAAGGCCATGTGGTCCGCCATGCACCTGCATCCGGAGAAGCCCATCCTCGTGGCCACGCGGGGCGGGTTCCACGGCAAGAAGGGCCTGGCCGCCGATGTGACGGGCGAGACCAGCCCGAACCCGAACGTCCGGTTCATTTCGTTCCCCCTGGACGCCCCCTTCACGGAGAAGGACTGCGAGCGCGAGCTGGCGGCGCTCTCCGCCGAGTGCGGCGGCCGCGCCGCGCTGCTGATCACGGAGCCCTACCTCGGCGCGCGGGGGTCCTACCACCCGCCCAAGTGGTACCACGCGATGCTGCAGGAGTGGTGCCACGCCGAGAACGCGGTTTTCATTTTCGACGAGGTGCAGTCGTGCTTCGGGCGCACGGGGAACATGTACGCCTTCGAGACCTACGGGGTGCGCCCGGACCTCGTCGTGCTGGGCAAGGGGCTGGCGAACGGCGAGCCCGGCGCGGCGGTCGTGGGCCGGGCCGACGTGCTCGGCGCGCTGGACTACGGCGAGGGCAGCGACACCTACAGCGCCACGCCGGGCACCTGCGCCGCCGTGTGCGCGGCCCTGGACGTGTTCCGGGAGGAGCGCGTGCTCGACCACGTCAAGAAGGCGTCCAAATGGCTGCGCGGCGGCCTGGCGCGCCTGCAGAAGCGCTTCCCCTTCATCCACGCCGTGCGCGGCGAGGGCATGGTCTACGGCGTCGAGATGACGGACGCCGAGACGGCGAACCGCTGCGTGCTCGAGGCCTACCGCGCGCGGGACAAGAAGGGCGTCCACTTTCTTGGGCCCCTCGCCCAGAAGGTGCTGCGCGTCAGCCCGCCCCTGGTGATGGACCGCGAGGAGATGGACGAGGCCTTCGCTTTGGTCGAGGAGGCCTGGAGCCGCATCGGGTAGCGCCGGGCGCGGCTGTGGTAGTATCTCCCCGGGGCGGCGAACGCCTTGTCGCCCGGAAGCGGCGGGAAATCGTTTCTCACACATGAAGACAACGCACACACAGCGCATCGTGGCGGCCCTTCTGCTGGTGGCCGCACTGCCTGGGGCGACCCAGGAGGCGGACAAGGAGGCGAAGGCGCGCGCGCGGGCCCTCCAGGCCGGCATGACCGGCGAACTCCTGGAAAACACCGATTTCTCGCAGTGGGACGGCGATAAGCCGGCCGGGTGGGGCGTCTGGAACCCGGCCAAGGGCTGCAAGGCGGTGCCCGGCCCAACGGGGCCCAACGGCGCGCCCTCGCTGGAGCTGGTGCCCGATGACGCCGGGTTTGTGGACCTGAACGCCCGGGTGCCCGCGGCGAACGGCATGCTGCACGCGGGGGACTCCCTGCTGCTGACACTGACGTTGAAGGCGGACCAGGGGGTGCCGATGGAGATTCTGCTGACAGTGGTGCACGGCGAGAGCGCCGGAGAGAAGACGGCGGCGAAGCTGCCCTTTAAAGGGGACGGCAACTGGAACACGATCCAGTACACCCTGCCGGCCCTTCCCCCCAACCCCGACCGGGTCGAACTGGCCATCCGGATGCGCGGCGCCAAGGAGGGCGCGGCCT comes from Candidatus Hydrogenedentota bacterium and encodes:
- a CDS encoding aspartate aminotransferase family protein; its protein translation is MPAILHDDEPKGNALRVLADRYIPRGLSTRTPTQAAVVRAKGCRLWTADGRKLIDFTSGVLVSNLGYAHPLFEKRLKAYRRGVPRNAYNMVTEPMVEASRRLVVSMARRNPNAQQVLWAASGSEGVQKAMWSAMHLHPEKPILVATRGGFHGKKGLAADVTGETSPNPNVRFISFPLDAPFTEKDCERELAALSAECGGRAALLITEPYLGARGSYHPPKWYHAMLQEWCHAENAVFIFDEVQSCFGRTGNMYAFETYGVRPDLVVLGKGLANGEPGAAVVGRADVLGALDYGEGSDTYSATPGTCAAVCAALDVFREERVLDHVKKASKWLRGGLARLQKRFPFIHAVRGEGMVYGVEMTDAETANRCVLEAYRARDKKGVHFLGPLAQKVLRVSPPLVMDREEMDEAFALVEEAWSRIG
- a CDS encoding Rrf2 family transcriptional regulator, translating into MNISARCEYACRAMAELALHHGDGAVITVQELANRRHIPEKYLVHILLQLKRAGLVASVRGAQGGYGLSESPDRITLLQIVAAIDGPVLAPLPVDDGRCEEVKAVWARIAGGVQGLLEKISLRQMAEFSGREPMYYI
- the carA gene encoding glutamine-hydrolyzing carbamoyl-phosphate synthase small subunit, producing MKAILATEDGTVLEGRAVGAEGESEGELVFNTSMTGYQEILTDPSYAGQIVTMTYPHIGNYGVNGDDGESGHPYVRGFVMRECCFEPSNWRATASLPEYLRRHNVVAIDGVDTRRITRLLRTKGAMKAVISTTDLNPGSLVAKARAGADMAGSDFVKEVTLREPSAWPAPAAPKYRVVAMDYGIKRNILRLLADAGCEVTLLPATAGPDEVMALNPDGVFLSNGPGDPAALPYVYPTVQALMEKRVPIFGICLGHQILGHAFGGTTYKLKFGHRGGNQPVLNTVTGKVEITAQNHGFAVDPSSLNPEDVEFTHLHLNDKTCSGMAHRKLPIFSVQYHPEASPGPHDSRYLFEKFTRLMDDYQAARAAQ
- a CDS encoding MBL fold metallo-hydrolase, which codes for MLVSFLGSAGGEVTGSASLVESARGRVLVDCGMFQGGKKADARNRAPFASRQKLDAVLVTHAHLDHSGRLPMLVKAGEKCLFYGTPATNDLVALILRDAARLMAQDAERQNRKRQRSGQRAVEPPYTVDDAEEAIARLTPVPYNEPVEVASGIRACFTEAGHLLGSSSIQVSVDEEGRTKRVVFSGDLGPKGAPILKDYEPFHEADAVVIESTYGDREHRPFGETVAEFETIVHDTVAQGGKMLMPTFSVGRAQVMTMILAEMFREGKVKPFPVFLDSPMAIEASRITMRHPELFDDEMSGFLREGNLETDLKTYKATQTVQESMEINQVKGPCLVMAGAGMCTGGRILHHLKHNLWRNGTHVLFVGYQAAGSLGRMLVQGAKSVNIHGEKIAVRAQIHTLGGFSAHAGQKDLLAWLDVMAPCRPKIIINHGEDEARKALRARIQERHGLTPELPDEGTAIHL
- a CDS encoding HAD family hydrolase, which gives rise to MTEGRTSALLIFDVDGTLLQTERVTVPAVQRTLRARGLAEPDADVICSFFGKSVAAYEAWLASLCPPGQMEEIVAETNALELRLIGEEGRLYDGVPETLQRLRDAGHRLAVCSNGPRDYVDTFLDAHGLRPLFHGVRARGARPEGKTIMVGELLAELGGGPGAVIGDRADDLRAAHENRLTAIAAAYGFGNPAEHQEADLRLERFPDLPGLLAGRF